The following coding sequences lie in one Chloroflexota bacterium genomic window:
- the lepB gene encoding signal peptidase I, which yields MQTTSTAQPSSRPGCGGRLWGAFREVMETVIPAILIALVIQLFLAQATRVYGQSMEPNLHTDQRLVVEKISYRLHSPRRGDVVVLHLPGHSRELLIKRVIGLPGETVEIRDGVVYINGKPLDEPYVTYRSTENYEPRVIPPLSVFVLGDNRAASNDSRVFGPVRIEDIVGRAWLSYWPPSMIGFVE from the coding sequence ATGCAGACTACGTCGACAGCACAGCCATCGTCGCGACCCGGGTGCGGTGGCCGTCTGTGGGGCGCATTTCGGGAGGTGATGGAGACCGTCATCCCGGCCATCCTGATCGCGTTGGTGATTCAGCTTTTCCTGGCACAGGCGACGCGCGTCTACGGGCAGAGCATGGAGCCCAACCTCCACACCGATCAGCGCCTGGTCGTGGAGAAGATCTCCTATCGCCTTCATTCCCCACGGCGCGGCGACGTCGTCGTGCTGCACCTGCCGGGACACAGCCGTGAGTTACTGATCAAGCGGGTGATCGGTTTGCCGGGAGAGACGGTGGAGATCCGCGATGGTGTGGTGTATATCAACGGCAAGCCGCTGGACGAGCCGTATGTCACATATCGGTCTACGGAGAATTACGAGCCGCGGGTGATCCCGCCGCTGAGCGTGTTCGTGTTGGGCGATAACCGGGCGGCGTCCAACGATTCACGGGTGTTCGGCCCGGTACGTATCGAGGACATCGTTGGGCGTGCCTGGCTTTCCTATTGGCCTCCCTCGATGATCGGATTCGTGGAGTGA
- a CDS encoding polyribonucleotide nucleotidyltransferase: MKDSKRFTAKLGDHEVIIETGLLAPQAGGAVLIQSGESVLLCTATAAKTPREGIDFFPLSVDFEERLYAAGRIPGSFFRREGRPSDEAILLCRLVDRPLRPLFPKGFRNDVQIILTALAADQQTHLDILGIIGASTALMISDIPFDGPVGAVRVGYIDGEFVINPTLQEMEHSTLDLRLAGTEDAILMVEAGAHEIPEDLMLEAMRLGHEAMQDVIRLQKEMAAALGKPKMTYTPFLPPPEAKDAVRERVADRIQEILRQGLPKHERSEALDALREEVVEALSETFDPLAISNVFDDVLKEIVRQRILDEGVRPDGRDPKTIRPISCQVGVLPRVHGSGLFMRGETQVLTIATLGTPRDAQLLDTLSPEESKRFLHHYNFPPYSTGEVWPLRGPKRREIGHGALAERALLPMIPPENEFPYTIRLVSEVLSSNGSTSMASVCGSTLALMDAGVPIEAPVAGVAMGLVTDGSGRYVVLSDIQGMEDALGDMDFKVAGTEHGITALQMDIKIKGLPYEIMAEALAQAREGRLFILGKMLEVLPEPRKELSKYAPRIITIRIDPEKIGKVIGPGGKVIRKIQEDYDVKVDIEEDGTVYIAATNESASESAVSMIETLTEDVEIGKIYTGRVVRTEPYGAFVEILPGVDGMVHISQLADYRAASVEDVVKVGDEVMVMVVDIDPTGRIRLSRQAVLEGWTAEEARERDRGGSRGGRSGGRSSSRRSGGGRSGGNSGRGGRGRHR; this comes from the coding sequence ATGAAAGATTCAAAGCGTTTCACTGCAAAGCTCGGTGATCATGAGGTGATCATCGAGACCGGGCTACTGGCGCCGCAGGCGGGCGGCGCTGTGCTCATTCAGTCCGGAGAATCGGTGCTGTTGTGCACCGCCACCGCCGCCAAAACCCCTCGAGAGGGCATCGACTTCTTCCCCTTGAGCGTGGACTTTGAGGAGCGCCTCTACGCCGCGGGCCGCATCCCCGGCTCGTTCTTCCGACGGGAGGGGCGCCCCAGTGACGAGGCGATCCTGCTCTGCCGGTTGGTCGACCGGCCGTTGCGCCCGCTTTTCCCCAAGGGATTCCGTAACGACGTCCAGATCATCCTCACCGCGCTGGCAGCGGACCAACAGACTCATCTGGACATCCTGGGCATCATCGGCGCCTCGACGGCTCTGATGATCTCCGATATCCCGTTCGATGGGCCCGTCGGCGCCGTGCGTGTGGGGTATATCGATGGCGAGTTCGTCATCAACCCCACCCTCCAGGAGATGGAGCACAGCACGCTGGATCTCCGTCTGGCCGGCACCGAGGATGCCATCCTCATGGTGGAGGCGGGCGCCCATGAGATCCCCGAGGATCTGATGCTGGAGGCCATGCGCCTGGGCCATGAGGCGATGCAGGATGTGATCCGGCTTCAGAAGGAGATGGCCGCGGCCCTGGGCAAGCCCAAGATGACCTACACGCCCTTCCTGCCTCCGCCGGAGGCGAAGGACGCGGTGAGGGAGCGCGTGGCCGACCGCATTCAGGAGATCCTGCGGCAGGGTCTGCCCAAGCATGAGCGCTCCGAGGCGTTGGATGCGCTGCGGGAAGAGGTCGTTGAGGCCTTGAGCGAGACCTTCGACCCGCTGGCGATCAGCAACGTGTTTGACGATGTGCTGAAGGAGATCGTGCGGCAGCGCATCCTGGACGAGGGCGTGCGGCCGGATGGCCGGGATCCCAAGACGATCCGCCCCATCTCGTGCCAGGTTGGGGTGTTGCCGCGCGTGCATGGCAGTGGGCTCTTCATGCGGGGCGAGACGCAGGTGCTGACCATTGCGACCCTGGGGACCCCGCGAGACGCGCAGCTGCTGGACACCTTGAGCCCGGAGGAGAGCAAGCGGTTCCTACATCACTATAACTTCCCGCCCTATTCCACCGGCGAGGTGTGGCCGCTGCGTGGCCCGAAGCGGCGAGAGATCGGGCATGGCGCCCTGGCCGAGCGGGCGCTGCTGCCGATGATCCCGCCGGAGAACGAGTTCCCGTACACCATTCGCTTGGTGTCGGAGGTCCTGTCGTCCAACGGTTCCACGTCCATGGCTTCGGTCTGCGGCAGCACGCTGGCACTCATGGATGCCGGCGTGCCCATCGAGGCGCCGGTGGCGGGCGTGGCCATGGGCCTGGTGACCGATGGCAGTGGGCGATACGTGGTGCTGAGCGACATCCAGGGCATGGAGGACGCCCTGGGGGATATGGATTTCAAGGTCGCCGGCACGGAGCACGGGATCACCGCCCTGCAGATGGACATCAAGATCAAGGGGCTGCCCTACGAGATCATGGCGGAGGCGCTGGCCCAGGCTCGGGAGGGGCGCCTGTTCATCCTGGGCAAGATGCTGGAGGTGCTCCCCGAGCCCCGCAAGGAGCTCTCCAAGTACGCGCCGCGTATCATCACCATCCGGATCGATCCGGAGAAGATCGGCAAGGTCATCGGCCCTGGTGGCAAGGTGATCCGGAAGATCCAGGAGGATTACGACGTCAAGGTGGATATCGAGGAGGATGGGACCGTCTACATCGCCGCCACCAATGAGAGCGCCAGCGAGTCAGCCGTGAGCATGATCGAGACGCTGACCGAGGACGTGGAGATCGGCAAGATCTATACCGGTCGGGTGGTGCGCACGGAGCCCTATGGCGCCTTCGTGGAGATCCTGCCGGGCGTGGATGGTATGGTGCACATCTCCCAGCTGGCCGACTACCGGGCGGCGTCCGTGGAGGACGTCGTCAAGGTGGGGGATGAGGTGATGGTGATGGTGGTGGATATCGATCCCACCGGCCGGATCCGGCTATCACGCCAGGCCGTTCTAGAGGGATGGACGGCTGAAGAGGCGCGAGAGCGGGATCGTGGCGGCTCGCGTGGCGGTCGCTCCGGCGGGCGGTCGTCCTCCAGGCGCTCGGGTGGAGGTCGCTCGGGAGGCAATAGCGGTCGCGGCGGGCGAGGTCGCCATCGCTAA
- the rpsO gene encoding 30S ribosomal protein S15 — translation MALTKEQKQAIIEEYHVHEADTGSPEVQVALLTTRINNLIEHLKVHKHDEHSRRGLLKMVGQRRRLLAYLAKKDYQRYRELIQRLGLRR, via the coding sequence GTGGCTCTGACGAAAGAGCAGAAGCAGGCGATTATCGAGGAATACCACGTACACGAAGCGGATACGGGTTCACCGGAAGTTCAGGTTGCTCTTCTGACCACACGGATCAATAACCTGATCGAGCACCTCAAGGTGCATAAGCACGATGAGCATTCTCGCCGGGGCCTGTTGAAGATGGTGGGGCAACGCCGCCGCCTTCTGGCGTACCTGGCGAAGAAGGACTATCAACGTTATCGTGAGCTGATCCAGCGTTTGGGTCTACGTCGGTAG